The Oncorhynchus mykiss isolate Arlee chromosome 27, USDA_OmykA_1.1, whole genome shotgun sequence sequence tctgtcccctcttccatctcctctcttccctctcccctctcccctatcccttcttccctctcccatttcccctctcccctgtcccctctcccatctcccattttccctcttccatctcctctcttccctctcccctgtcccctctcccatctcccattttccctcttccatctctctcttccctctcctctgtcccctcttccatctcctctcttccctctcccctctcccctatcccttcttccctctcccaTTTCCCCTttcccctgtcccctctcccatctcccattttccctcttccatctcctctcttccctctcccctgtcccctctcccatctcccattttccctcttccatctcctctcttccctctcccctgtcccctctcccatctcccatTTTCCCtcttccatcccctctctcccctgtcccctctcccatctcccattttccctcttccctctcctctctcccctctcccctgtcccctctcccttccctcttccatctccccACTCAGGCAGAAAGGTGGAAGCTAAAAGGTGCATCCGATCAGTGAGGATGCTCCGGTTGACAGGGGCTCAATGACTCAAGGTCACAGCATTTAACAGACAAAGACAATAGGCTTATCTAACTACTTTCCTCTGTCCTCCCATAATCAGCGATGCCGGTCACAGACCCTGAGTGACAGCTCCTCGATTTATGTTAATCACAAGGCTCTGTTGTTCAAATCACCTACCTTGCTGTGGTTAAACCTGATGTTAAGGACAAAAGAAACTCGGAGAAGATCACATGACCTTTCCCTCTCGTTTGTTTTATATTTACCTTTTTGAGAGGACCCACTTTAGTTGAACGGGACTGACTATAAAGCGTAATTCAGAGTCCACAGATGCAGAGTAACGATATTCTGGTGTCCCATTGTGACATAGCTAGGCGGCTCTGAGACCGTCAATCCGCAGGGGACTCACAGCCCCGGACACGCACCTCACCAACATTCCCAACCAATGCCGCTCCGCTCTATTCATTTGAAAGTGTTGACAGTTGAATAAATGACTTGAGTCACGCAGAGGATTCAAACATATTAAAACCAATATACATTGTGGACTCTGATAGACCCGAACATCtctctggataggagtgtctgctaaatgaccaaaacatTAACATTTACAGCAGTCATACTGAATCAACATTACAGATACAGAGAGTATTCATACCTATACACTTTTCCCACgttttgttgtgtttcagcctgaatttaaagGTCTGGTATATCActagagatatactgtatattaaaggTCTGGTGTTCGCCAAAGAGAATAGACAGGAGCGATGAAAGTCAAACTCCCCTTCAACACTAGCTGACAGGCTGCAGGTCTCTCTGGAGAAGCCTGTCTTAGACAACCAATTTGATGGTAGCTTTCTGTAACCAGCCAACTGAACTGTATTAAAGCCAGGCCATTCTCAGTGCTTTCCAGGGACAAGGAAATCTACTGTTTCCTGTGTCTGAGGATGTGATCAGGCCTTTCCAGTGCTTTCCAGTGGCAAGGAAATCTACTGTTTCCTGTGTCTGAGGATGTGATCAGGCCTTTCCAGGGACAAGGAAATCTACTGTTTCCTGTGTCTGAGGATGTGATCAGGCCTTTCCAGTGCTTTCCAGGGACAAGGAAATATACTGTTTGCTGTGTCTGAGGATGTGATCAGGCCTTtccagagacagacacagtaaACAGTAGTTTTCTCTGAGGATGTGATCCGGTCTTTCGAGAGACAGACACAGTAAACAGTAGTTTTCTCTGAGAATGTGATCCGGTCTTtccagagacagacacagtaaACAGTAGTTTTCTCTGAGAATGTGATCTGGCCTATTTTTTCTCACTGAAACAATAATTTTCAGTTACGAACATTATAGCACGTGATTTCTAAGATATGGtactgtttttacattttttgaaatataatttttatttaaactttatttaaccaggcaagtcagttaaaacattcttattttcaatgacggtgtaggaacagtgggttaactgcctgttcaggggcagaacaacagagttttaccttgtcagctcggggattcaatctagctaCCTTTCGTTTAcaagcccaatgctctaaccactaggctacctgcctcctctaaccactaacctGGTGCCCCTAGCTCTCTCTTTACTCCTCTAGCTCTCTCTGTGCTcacctagctctctctctgtgctcccctagctctctctctgtactcccctagctctctctctgtgctcctctAGCTCTCTCTGTGCTCCCCTAGCTCTCTCTGTGCTCCCCTAGCTATCTCTGTGctcccctagctctctctctgtgctcccctAGCTCTCTCTGTGCTCCCCTAGCTCTTCTCTGtgctccccagctctctctctgtgctcccctagctctctctctgtgctcccctAGCTATCTCTGTGCTCcctgagctctctctctgtgctcacctagctctctctgtgctcccctagctctctctctgtgctcccctagctatctctgtgctctcctagctctctctctgtgctcccctAGCTCTCTCTGTGCTCACCTAGCTCTCTCTGTGCTCCCCTAGCTCTCTCTGtgctcccctatctctctctgtgctcccctAGCTATCTCTGTGctcccctaactctctctctgtgctcccctAGCTCTCTCTGTGCTCCCCTAGCTCTCTCTGTGCTCCCCTAGCTATCTCTGTGctcccctagctctctctctgtgctcccctAGCTCTCTCTGTGCTCCCCTAGCTCTTCTCTGTGCTCCCCAGCTCTCTATCTGTgctcccccagctctctctgtgctcccctagctctctctgtgctcccctagctctctctctgtgctcccctagctctgtctctgtgctcccctagctctctctctgtgctcctttaggtctctctctgtgctcccctagctctctctctgtgctcccctagctctctctgtgctcccctagctctctctctgtactcccctagctctctctctctgtgtgctcttCTAGCTCTTTGGCCCCATTTTTGTAACTTGTTCCATTAGTTGTAGTCAGAATAACAGTGATATACTTCTTTACATTGGTATTATGTCAAATAtgtaaatgtacagtgccttcagaatgtattcctaccccttgacctattccacatgttgtttatgtttttatttattttattgaaataaataaataacacatttacataaatattcacacccctgaatcaatacatgttagaatcccctttggcaaCGATTTATAgctctttctggataagtctctaagagctgggagtctttctggataagtctctaagagctgggagtctttctggataagtctctaagagctgggagtctttctggataagtctctaagagctgggagtctttctggataagtctctaagagctgggagtctttctggataagtctctaagagctgggagtctttctggataagtctctaagagctgggagtctttctggataagtctctaagagctgggagtctttctggataagtctctaagagctgggagtctttctggataagtctctaagagctgggagtctttctggataagtctctaagagctgggagtctttcgtgataagtctctaagagctgggagtctttctggataagtctctaagagctgggagtctttctgcataagtctctaagagctgggggtctttctggataagtctctaagagctgggagtctttctggataagtctctaagagctgggagtctttctggataagtctctaagagctgggagtctttttgggtacgtctctaagagctgggagtctttctgagtacgtctctaagagctgggagtctttctgagtacgtctctaagagctgggagtctttctgagtacgtctctaagagctgggagtctttctgagtacgtctctaagagctgggagtctttctggatCAGTCTCTTACAGGCTTCCTTctattcactctgtcaattaggttagtattgtggagtaactacaatgttgttgatccatcctcagttttctcctatcacagccattaaactctgtcgctgttttaaagtcaccattggcctcctggtgaaatccctgagaggtttccttcctctccggcaactgagttaggaaggatgcctgtatatttgtagtgactgggtgtattgaaaaAGTTTttcaacatggtagcagcacaacatggtagcagcacaacatggtagcaacacagcatggtagcaacacaacatggtagcagcacagcatggtagcaacacaacatggtagcagcacagcatggtagcaacacaacatggtagcagcacaacatggtagcagcacaacatggtagcaacacaacatggtagcagcacaacatggtagcagcacaacatggtagcatcacaacatggtagcagcacagcatggtagcaacacaacatggtagcagcacaacatggtagcagcacaacatggtagcatcacaacatggtagcagcacaacatggtagcaacacaacatggtagcaacacaaaacatggtacaaacattattgggcacagacaacagcacaaaggttaagaaggtagagacaacaatacaccacacgaagcagccacaactgtcagtaagagtgacCATGATTGAGTCTtagaatgaagagattgagataaaactgtccagtttgagtgtttgttgcagctcgttccagtcgccagctgcagtgaactgaaaagaggagcgacccagggatgtgtgtgctttggggacctttaacagaatgtgactggcagaacgggtgttgtatgtggaggatgagggctgcagtagatatctcagatagggggcagtgaggcctaagagggttttataaataagcatcaaccagtgggtcttgtgacgggtatacagagatgaccagtttacagaggagtatagagtgcagtgatgtgtcctataaggagcactggtggaaaatctgatggccgaacggtaaagaacatctagcctctcgagagcacccttacctgccagaGCACGTATGTGAATGTGTGATAACTCCTATGAACGTGTGTGATAACTGCAGTGCTTTAGGATCAAAGACCACGTCAGCAGAAAATAGTTAAAATTAGTCATGTACTCTGACCTTTAGAGATGAAGTCGATCCCATGGCAACGCTATGTGATAAATAGTATTATGCATGGCGTTCTGACATTTATAGGTGTTTCACCTTATCAGaaccctgcatcccaaatggcaccatattccagactgcctctgaccagggcccatagggaacacAGGGCCGTTAGTGtaatttcatcatcattcttgtTATCTTTATTTCCTCTTCTCTTGAGTCTCGAAACATTAAGAATAAATGATTTTGCAGCACAGTTCTGTTGTAGATTAACACAGAAAATAAAGTCTGTGCACAATGAACAGGGCGTGACTCCCGCTGAGCACACAGTCAATTAATGATGTCATCACCAGTCAGTTGTCGTCAATATCTCATACTGGCCTCTGAAAAAGGAGGTGTTTACCTCTTGGTGGGGAGAAAGAGCTTACGTTCCCACTAACATGTGGAGACAGCCAATAACTGCTACCCTCAGACAAACAGGATCATCTGCCTAAGTCCTGGTGACTATAGGTTCTGGATGTGAGTCTTTAGCGCTAGTATTTGCTCTGACACAGACCACTGCCTCCAGGGAAGACCCAGGAAGAACTTGTGAAAGGAGAGGTGATACCTAGTCAGCCACAACTGAATGTCTTCAAATGTAATGTGACTTCTGCattcaacccctctgaatcagagaggtacggAGGGCTGccgtcatcaaatcaaattattatttatatagcccttcgtacatcagctgatatctcaaagtgctgtacagaaacccagtctaaaaccccaaacagcaagcaatgcaggtgtagaagcacggtggctaggaaaaactccctagacaggccaaaacctaggaagaaacctagagaggaaccaggctctgaggggtggccagtgctcttctggctgtgccgggtggagattataacagaacatgggtaagatgttcaaatgttcataaatgaccagcatggtcaaataataataatcacagtagttgtcgagggtgcagcaagtcagcacctcaggagtaaatatcagttggcttttcatagccgatcattcagagtatctctaccactcctgctgtctctagagagttgaaaacaacaTCATCAGAGGCCGGGAttagttgttgttgggggttatctgacttgctcaagggcagaacagcagatttttccactttgccagctcggggattcaaaccagcaaccttttggttactggccaaatgGTCTTAACTGGCGCTTGAACGTGTCCGCTTGAGAAAGAGACGTAAGAGCCGTAAGAGTCTAACAAGGTTTTGACGGGGAAAAAAGGGTCGATGTGAGGCTTGTATGTGATTGTTTGAGTGTCTACAAAGCCGATCTTTGTTTGGAAATGCTAAACCGAGATTAGCTGTGAAAGGGGTGCAGGCTACATGGTCTCTGAAGAGCAACTCTCAGCCATATGGAGTCCCTCTGAAGGAAAGCCCTGACACTGAACCACTCACAACATGCCGACACAAAGACCAAAGAAATCCTTTAAAGACAATAAACACCAATGGGCATCTGAGTTAACTGTCCAATTGGGACGTACTAAAGCCAGGATTAAATAGATCTGGTGCCAGTTctccaagacaggacaagacaggataAGGCAGGACATGACAAGACAAGAACAAGGACACGACAGGACAAGACACTCCAACTAAAGCCAGGATTACATAGATCTGGTGCCTATTCTCCAACACAAGACaggacaacacaggacaacacaagacaggacaacacaacacaagacaggacatcacaggacaagacaggacaagacaggacgaCACAAGACATGACATCACAGGACAACACAGGACAtcgcaggacaaggcaagacaggacaacacaagacaggacaacacaggacaaggcaagacaggacatcacaggacaacacaggacaaggcaagacaggacaggacaacaccggacaagacaggacatcacaggacaacacaggacaaggcaggacaggacaacacaggacaagacaggacaaggcaagacaggacaacacaggacaagacaagacaacacaggacaagacaagacaacacaagacaagacaggacaacacaagacaagacaggacaacacaagacaggacaacacaagacaggacaacacaggacagcacaggacaacacaagacaggacagcacaggacaacacaagacaggacagcacaggacaagacaagacaggacaagacaagatgggacaagacaagacaggacaacacaagacaggacaacacaagacaggacaacacaggacaacacaagacaggacaacacaagacaggacaacacaggacaagccaagacaagacaggacaagacaagacaggataacacaggaaaagacaagacaagacaacacaagacaagacaggacaacacaagacaagacaggacaacacaggacaggacaagacagggcaagcCAGGACaacacaagacaggacaagacaggacaacacAGGACACGACAGGACAACACAGGACAAGCCACTGGATGGATGTAGTGGTGATCCAGTGTTATATTCCTAATTGGAAATGGTTGCCACGTAATGGCTGCTGTCGTAATGGCCACTGTCGTAATGGCCACTGTCGTAATGGCCACTGTCGTAATGGCCGCTGTCGTAATGGCCGCTGTCGTAATGGCCACTGTCGTAATGGCCACTGTCGTAATGGCCACTGTCGTAATGGCCACTGTCGTAATGGCTGCTGTCGTAATGGCCGCTGTCGTAATGGCCACTGTCGTAATGGCCGCTGTCGTAATGGCCGCTGTCGTAATGGCTGCTGTCTAATGGCTGCTGTCGTAATGGCCACTGGCGTAATGGCCGCTGTCGTAATGGCCACTGTCATAATGGCTGCTGTCGTAATGGCTGCTGTCGTAATGGCTGCTGTCGTAATGGCTGCTGTCGTAATGGCCACTGTCGTAATGGCCGCTGTCGTAATGGCCACTGTCGTAATGGCCGCTGTCGTAATGGCTGCTGTCGTAATGGCTGCTGTCGTAATGGCTGCTGTCGTAAAGGCCTCTGTCGTAATGGCTGCTGTCTAATGGCTGCTGTCGTAATGGCCGCTGTCGTAATGGCCGCTGTCGTAATGGCCACTGTCGTAATGGCCACTGTCGTAATGGCCGCTGTCATAATGGCCGCTGTCGTAATGGCCACTGTCGTAATGGCCGCTGTCGTAATGGCCGCTGTCGTAATGGCTGCTGTCGTAATGGCTGCTGTCGTAATGGCCACTGTCGTAATGGCCACTGGCGTAATGGCCACTGTCGTAATGGCCACTGTCGTAATGGCCACTGTCGTAATGGCTGCTGTCGTAATGGCTGCTGTCGTAATGGCCACTGGCGTAATGGCCACTGTCGTAATGGCCACTGTCGTAATGGCCTCTGTCGTAATGGCCACTGTCGTAATGGCCTCTGTCGTAATGGCCACTGTCGTAATGGCTGCTGTCGTAATGGCCTCTGTCGTAATGGCCACTGTCGTAATGGCCTCTGTCGTAATGGCCACTGTCGTAATGGCCGCTGTCGTAATGGCCTCTGTCGTAATGGCCACTGTCGTAATGGCCTCTGTCGTAATGGCCACTGTCGTAATGGCAGCTGTCGTAATGGCCGCTGTCGTAATGGCCGCTGTCGTAATGGCCACTGTCGTAATGGCCACTGGCGTAATGGCCACTGTCGTAATGGCCACTGTCGTAATGGCCACTGTCGTAATGGCTGCTGTCGTAATGGCTGCTGTCGTAATGGCTGCTGTCGTAATGGCTGCTGTCGTAATGGCCACTGGCGTAATGGCCACTGTCGTAATGGCTGCTGTCGTAATGGCCACTGTCGTAATGGCTGCTGTCGTAATGGCCACTGTCGTAATGGCCACTGTCGTAATGGCCACTGTCGTAATGGCTAGCTCATCAAAGCCCCTCTTTAAAAGCAACTGTATCTTTCTGTAGGCGGTTGTTTATGAAATGAAAAGGTTTGGATTTCCTCTCTGTGTCTGATACTTTAGATACTCTGTTCTGGGCCTGATACTTTAGATACTCTGTTCTGGGCCTGATACTTTAGATACTCTGTTCTGGGACTGATACTTTAGATACTCTGTTCTGGGACTGATACTTTAGATACTCTGTTCTGGGCCTTACACTTTAGATACTCTGTTCTGGGCCTGATACTTTAGGTCTCAGTTCAACATCAAAGTCCTCTAACAGCTGTTGAAGAGTTTGACCTGTGTTTTATCCCACTATGTAATGCCTTAGATATCAAGTTTTATTTTAGGGTCTGCATTTCAGTTTGATTATCTAGTGAAGTGAAATCCAATGAACCAGTGGTTATTTATACATTACCAAAATCTGACTCTACTTATGCAGACATGCATTAATCAATGTTTTACTGTATCTGCTATCAAATTCATTCTTGTCCACTAGAGTCTCTCAGTGTTGCCTAATGGGTCAATAAAAGCTGTCTGAACAGCCTGATAATATTTTCATATGCAAGAAACATTCATACGTCAGGGCTATTTCATTATGAGAGACCATCTTATTTGAAGTGAGAGAGGACTATGCTCTGCTCTGGATTTCTGCATGCTTCTGACTGTGTGATGTTTGTGGAACGAGATCAGACAGCCCTTTCGTAATTTCTTCCAAGTCTGGGAATTTGCTTTGTTTGTGAATCTTGTTCATCTATACTCCCCGCAatccagatacagtgccttgcgaaagtattcggcccccttgaactttgcgaccttttgccacatttcaggcttcaaacataaagatatacaactgtattttttttgtgaagaatcaacaacaagtgggacacaatcatgaagtggaacgacatttattggatatttcaaacttttttaacaaatcaaaaactgaaaaattgggcgtgcaaaattattcagcccccttaagtcaatactttgtagcgccaccttttgctgcgattacagctgtaagtcgcttggggtatgtctctattagttttgcacatcgagagactgaaattttttcccattcctccttgcaaaacagctcgagctcagtgaggttggatggagagcatttgtgaacagcagttttcagttctttccacagattctcgattggattcaggtctggactttgacttggccattctaacacctggatatgtttatttttgaaccattccattgtagattttgctttatgttttggatcattgtcttgttggaagacaaatctccgtcccagtctcaggtcttttgcagactccatcaggttttcttccagaatggtcctgtatttggctccatccatcttcccatcaattttaaccatcttccctgtccctgctgaagaaaagcagtcccaaaccatgatgctgccaccaccatgtttgacagtggggatggtgtgttcagggtgatgagctgtgtggcttttacgccaaacataacgttttgcattgttgccaaaaagttcaattttggtttcatctgaccagagcaccttcttccacatgtttggtgtgtctcccaggtggcttgtggcaaactttaaacaacactttttatggatatctttaagaaatggctttcttcttgccactcttccataaaggccagatttgtgcaatatacgacccACCTCAGATGTAGATCTtggcagttcatccagagtgatcatgggcctcttggctgcatctctgatcagtcttctccttgtatgagctgaaagtttagcgggacggccaggtcttggtagatttgcagtggtctgatactccttccatttcaatattatcgcttgcacagtgctccttgggatgtttaaagcttgggaaatatttttgtatccaaatccggctttaaaacctgttaaggatatggcagacatatgccccctttggagagattgggtacccctagtaaactgaaaaaaaaatctgtcaaaaattgctaatatatgcaaataaaaattattattggatagaaaacactaaagattctaaaaccgttggaattatgtctgtaagtatagcagaactcacagggcaggcattcttccaaactagtttttgtggtcatgaaagttggagcaactttgacgtcatcgcccccacccttcccaaccagttatgattctggggagactttctatctattccgctagatgtcctctttcagtagagctttgaatcgttcaaatcccgcgagaattgaccctatgggagtgaaattagtgcgtgccacgagaaaataggctgtgcgtaggggcgcgaattggtcccagccattcctttgttccagcactcaagagaagggcagacgatggccgattgaattgaagtttgttttgtgtgtctaaaacatcataaagcttgcttctgcacttagtttgacctgtttagtcgacatataatatgtaattttgaaattttgatgcgcaacttttccggaccagaggacgttttgggtgcatttcagctgatgttattagcagtagctaatacaaagacgcaagacttgaaaccaaacgatgtattgggtaagtatgaagccttccagaacattctgaacgaagaccatcgaaggtaagggaatatttatgcttaaatctgtgtttctgttgactccaacattacgtagaaatgtagcttggaactgagcgccgtctcagcatattgaatagtgtgcgatttctgtaacgttaaaaataaatctaacaaagcggttgcataaagaagcagtgtatctttctaactatatgtagaacatgtatatttagtcaaagtttatgatgtctatttacgttatcttgccgcgctacctagatttcctgcgggcatttttgagtaatttctgaacgtgaactcactgtaaatggacattaacctgttagagctctaggggcgctatttcatttttggataaaaaacgttcccgttttaagcgcgatattttgtcacgaaaagatgctcgactatgcatattcttgacagttttggaaagaaaacactctgaagtttcagaatctgcaaagattttgtctgtaagtgccccagaactcattctacaggcgaaaccaagatgatgcatcacccaggaattagcagaatttctgaagctctgttttccattctctccttatatggctgtgattgcgcaacgaatgagcctacactttctgtcgttcgcccaaggtcttagcagcattgtgacgtatttgtaggcatatcattggaagattgaccataagagactacattttccaagtgtccgcctggtgtcctgcgtcgaattcggtgcgcaattgccagctgcttccactttaccatttgattcaggggagaaagcatgtgtccaagaacgatgtatcaatgaagagatatgtgaaaaacaccttgatgattgattctaaacaacgtttgccatgttttcagtcgatattatggggttaatttggaaaaaagtttgcgttttgaggactgaatttatggattttttttggtagccaaatgtgatgtataaaacggagctatttctaatacacaaggaatctttttggaaaaactgagcatctgctatctaactgagagtatcctcattgaaaacatcagaagttcttcaaaggtaaatgattttatttgaaggcttttatgtttttgttaatgttgcgtgctggatgctaacgctaatgctaacgctaaatgctaacgcgaaatgctaactctagctagctactgttacacaaatgcttgttttcctatggttgagaagcatattttgaaaatctgagatgacagtgttgtttacaaaaggctaagcttgagagatggcatatttatttcatttcatttgcgattttcataaatagttaacgttgtgttatgctaatgagcttgctgatagatttacacaatcctggatacaggggttttttcatagctaaacgtgacgcagaaaacggagcgatttgtcctaaacaaataatctttcaggaaaaactgaacatttgctatctgagagtctcctcattgaaaacatctgaagttcttcaaaggtaaatgatttttttgaatgcttttctgtttttttgtgtaaatgttgccagctgaatgctaatgctaaatgctacgttagccatcaatactgttacacaaatgcttgttttgcaatggttgagaagcatattttgaaaatctgagatgacagtgttgttaacaaaaggctaagcttgagagctagcatatttatttcatttcatttgcgattttcatgaatagttaacgttgcgttatggtaatgagcttgagtctgtattcacgaacccggatccgggatggggagatcagaaaggttaatggatataaatggcatattattgaaaaaaaaaatgtactgtgtaacatgtcatattactgtcatctgatgaagattttcaaaaggttagtgaacgatttattttttaatcctgcgtttgttgattgcatgttttggctattcaaatgagctgtgtctggtggtgg is a genomic window containing:
- the LOC118944691 gene encoding histidine-rich glycoprotein-like; amino-acid sequence: MGCGHYDSGHYDSSHYDSGHYDSSHYDSGHYASGHYDSSHYDSSHYDSSHYDSSHYDSGHYDSGHYDSGHYASGHYDSGHYDSGHYDSGHYDSCHYDSGHYDRGHYDSGHYDRGHYDSGHYDSGHYDRGHYDSGHYDRGHYDSSHYDSGHYDRGHYDSGHYDRGHYDSGHYDSGHYASGHYDSSHYDSSHYDSGHYDSGHYDSGHYASGHYDSGHYDSSHYDSSHYDSGHYDSGHYDSGHYDSGHYDSGHYDSGHYDSGHYDSGHYDSGHYDSSH